One part of the Gammaproteobacteria bacterium genome encodes these proteins:
- a CDS encoding 5-formyltetrahydrofolate cyclo-ligase: protein MSLSQQELDALMERKGKMRREAYDARNEQENKDELSKTIVDKFVNLPEYAAAQTVMWYLDVRSEVRTRHVIGDAVNSDKKIVVPYCTVDEEGENKLGLWLLESMDELVVGKWKILEPPKDRWGEKGKEVEPEALDLVMVPGVGFDRRGGRMGNGQGYYDRLLESARPDAPLIALCFESQMFPEILVGPHDIFMDKVITEKDIYEGKGRD, encoded by the coding sequence ATGAGTCTGAGCCAGCAAGAACTGGACGCGTTGATGGAGCGCAAGGGAAAGATGCGCCGCGAGGCGTACGACGCGCGCAACGAGCAGGAAAACAAGGACGAGCTGTCCAAAACCATCGTCGATAAATTCGTAAACCTGCCCGAGTACGCCGCGGCCCAAACCGTGATGTGGTATCTGGACGTGCGCTCCGAGGTGCGCACGCGCCACGTGATCGGCGATGCCGTCAACAGCGACAAAAAGATTGTCGTCCCTTATTGCACAGTGGACGAGGAAGGTGAAAACAAGCTGGGTTTGTGGCTCCTGGAGAGCATGGACGAACTCGTGGTCGGCAAATGGAAAATCCTGGAGCCGCCCAAGGATCGTTGGGGCGAGAAAGGCAAGGAGGTCGAGCCCGAGGCGCTGGATCTAGTGATGGTGCCGGGTGTCGGTTTCGATCGTCGTGGCGGGCGCATGGGCAACGGCCAAGGCTATTACGATCGACTGCTGGAGAGTGCGCGCCCGGACGCGCCGCTGATAGCACTTTGTTTCGAGTCGCAGATGTTCCCTGAAATTCTGGTCGGTCCCCATGACATTTTCATGGACAAGGTCATAACCGAGAAAGACATTTACGAAGGCAAAGGGAGAGACTGA
- a CDS encoding malate--CoA ligase subunit beta, whose product MDIHEYQAKELLSGFGVPIAAGGLAYSPEQAVYRAKEIGGEKWVVKAQIHSGARGKAGGIKVCSNDREIWDAADELLGKRLVTKQTGPQGKVVYRLYVEAGTDIDREIYFALVMDRARERIVVVASAEGGMEIEDLAKDKPEAIMRIAVEPAVGLRDFQARELAFGLDLPASLIRQASAAFTGAYRALRDLDATLIEINPLVVTKDNRLLALDAKMQFDDNALFRRANISELRDKSQEDPRETNAADRGLSYVGLDGDIGCMINGAGLSMATMDMIMQAGGSPANFLDIGGGASPDRVAKAFRLVLSDEKVKVFLVNIFAGINRCDWIAEGVVQAVQKIDMKIPLIVRLAGTNVEKGREILKKSEFPFIMAETLAEAADKAVKARNEAVEKSKA is encoded by the coding sequence GTGGATATCCACGAATATCAAGCAAAAGAACTTCTCTCGGGCTTCGGCGTGCCGATCGCCGCGGGCGGGCTGGCGTACAGCCCTGAACAGGCGGTCTACCGCGCCAAGGAAATTGGCGGTGAAAAATGGGTCGTCAAGGCGCAGATCCATTCGGGCGCGCGCGGCAAGGCCGGCGGCATCAAGGTCTGCTCCAACGACCGCGAGATCTGGGACGCCGCGGATGAACTGCTGGGCAAACGCTTGGTAACCAAGCAGACCGGCCCGCAAGGCAAGGTTGTTTATCGCCTCTACGTGGAGGCCGGCACCGACATAGACCGTGAAATCTATTTCGCCCTGGTGATGGATCGCGCCCGCGAACGCATCGTGGTAGTGGCGAGCGCCGAGGGCGGGATGGAGATCGAGGATCTCGCCAAAGACAAACCCGAGGCCATCATGCGCATCGCGGTGGAACCGGCGGTGGGTCTGCGCGACTTTCAGGCGCGTGAACTGGCATTCGGACTGGATTTGCCCGCATCGCTGATCCGTCAGGCCAGCGCGGCTTTCACCGGCGCTTATCGGGCGCTGCGCGATCTCGACGCCACCCTGATCGAGATCAATCCACTGGTCGTTACCAAAGATAACCGCCTGCTGGCGCTGGACGCCAAGATGCAGTTCGACGACAACGCCCTGTTCCGCCGCGCCAACATTTCGGAGCTGCGCGACAAGTCGCAGGAGGACCCGCGCGAGACCAACGCCGCCGATCGCGGCCTAAGCTATGTCGGCCTGGACGGTGATATCGGCTGCATGATCAACGGCGCGGGTTTATCGATGGCGACCATGGACATGATCATGCAGGCGGGCGGCAGTCCAGCAAACTTTCTGGACATCGGCGGTGGCGCCTCGCCGGATCGGGTTGCAAAGGCCTTTCGGCTGGTGCTCTCGGACGAAAAGGTCAAGGTTTTCCTGGTCAACATCTTCGCCGGCATCAACCGCTGCGACTGGATTGCCGAAGGCGTGGTGCAGGCGGTGCAGAAGATTGACATGAAAATCCCTCTGATCGTGCGGCTGGCGGGCACCAACGTCGAAAAAGGCCGAGAGATCCTCAAAAAAAGCGAGTTCCCTTTTATTATGGCCGAAACGCTGGCCGAGGCCGCCGACAAGGCGGTCAAGGCCCGTAATGAAGCCGTGGAAAAGAGCAAGGCTTAG
- a CDS encoding phosphoenolpyruvate carboxylase: protein MANPSQSSQATSGNAAPSDPNQMTGAPLGTGDADYTEQIIQLLEALFHDVISVRNPEIDPVLKGKQSIPEGDRNLLLRTLQAHGVWFRLLSIAEQNLVMRSLRHTETERGPEHVPGTFANVFTQAAKAGMTADQIQTMLASARIRPVITAHPTEAKRITVLEIHRRIFLLLREIELTRWTPRERKALIDDLRTEIDLLWLTGEIRLEKPTVQQEAEWGLHFFNDALFVGIASIERRMEEVLAETFPDHHFTLPPIFQFGSWIGGDRDGNPFVTNDTTRDILRLYRHACIRRYLKDLQRMVPRLSLAAHALEVPEEFLTALSEHLAVSGVSEQLTARNPGEVFRQFTTCMLRKLEGTASADEHGANHVAPQHRYGTADELIEDFRTLESGLIGAHSEGIARNIVKPLRRQVEAFRFRTFSLDLRENTAKTNEALGDIWKQITGDKEPPKTDSEQWKQWLLTELVRPLDSMPSFGLPESSESTLGMLRMVREMRDEVDRDTFNGFVLSMTRTTADVLGVYLLAKYAGLFTDAEGIESCQIMVIPLLETIDDLRNGPAILRDLLGVPVVRRTLLRELGGVQEVMVGYSDSNKDGGFLCSNWEVSKAQSRLKRVGEERGLPISFFHGRGGSVGRGGAPTGRAIAAQPPGTIHGRMRVTEQGEVVSSKYANRGVAQHQMELLCASVFEHSLMSGRDEGLKVNAEFDEVMEALAGLSFTAYRRLIEQPGLVDFYQAASPVDELALLKIGSRPARRTGSMTLDDLRAIPWVFAWSQNRMVIPGWYGVG, encoded by the coding sequence ATGGCCAATCCTAGCCAGTCCAGCCAAGCAACCTCCGGCAATGCAGCGCCCTCAGATCCGAACCAGATGACAGGCGCGCCCTTGGGTACGGGCGACGCAGATTACACCGAACAGATCATCCAGCTGCTGGAGGCGCTGTTTCACGACGTGATCAGCGTCCGCAACCCGGAGATTGATCCGGTGCTAAAGGGAAAGCAGTCGATCCCTGAAGGTGATCGCAATCTGCTGCTGCGCACCCTTCAGGCGCACGGCGTCTGGTTCAGGCTGCTGTCGATCGCCGAGCAGAATCTGGTCATGCGCAGTTTGCGTCACACCGAAACCGAGCGCGGCCCCGAGCATGTGCCCGGCACGTTCGCCAATGTGTTCACGCAAGCCGCTAAAGCCGGCATGACCGCCGACCAGATCCAGACCATGCTGGCATCGGCACGCATACGTCCGGTCATCACGGCGCACCCCACCGAAGCCAAACGCATTACGGTGCTGGAGATCCACCGGCGCATATTTCTACTGCTGCGCGAAATTGAACTGACACGCTGGACCCCGCGCGAACGCAAGGCGCTGATCGACGATCTGCGCACCGAGATCGATCTGTTATGGCTGACCGGCGAAATTCGGCTGGAAAAACCCACCGTGCAACAGGAAGCGGAATGGGGGCTGCATTTTTTCAACGACGCGCTGTTCGTGGGCATCGCCAGCATCGAGCGCCGCATGGAAGAGGTGCTGGCGGAGACTTTCCCGGACCACCACTTCACCCTGCCGCCGATATTTCAGTTCGGCTCCTGGATAGGCGGCGACCGCGATGGCAATCCGTTCGTCACCAACGACACCACGCGCGACATCCTGCGGCTGTACCGGCACGCCTGCATCAGACGTTATCTCAAGGATTTGCAGCGCATGGTTCCGCGCCTGAGTCTGGCCGCGCACGCACTGGAGGTACCCGAAGAGTTCTTGACCGCGCTCAGCGAGCATCTGGCGGTCAGCGGCGTGAGCGAACAGCTCACTGCGCGCAACCCCGGCGAGGTGTTCCGTCAGTTCACCACCTGCATGCTGCGCAAGCTGGAAGGCACCGCCAGCGCCGATGAGCACGGCGCCAATCACGTAGCGCCGCAGCACCGTTACGGCACCGCTGACGAGTTGATCGAGGACTTTCGCACCTTGGAGAGCGGCTTGATTGGCGCGCATAGCGAGGGCATCGCACGCAACATCGTCAAGCCGCTGCGACGCCAGGTTGAGGCGTTCCGATTCCGTACTTTCAGCCTGGACCTGCGCGAAAATACCGCCAAGACGAACGAAGCGCTGGGCGACATCTGGAAGCAGATCACCGGCGACAAGGAACCTCCGAAGACCGATTCCGAGCAATGGAAACAATGGCTGCTCACCGAACTGGTGCGGCCGCTGGATTCGATGCCGAGTTTCGGCCTTCCCGAGTCGTCCGAATCTACGCTCGGCATGTTGCGCATGGTTCGCGAGATGCGTGACGAAGTGGATCGCGATACCTTCAACGGTTTTGTGCTCAGCATGACGCGCACCACCGCGGACGTTCTGGGTGTTTATCTGTTGGCCAAATACGCGGGCCTCTTCACAGACGCGGAAGGCATCGAAAGCTGTCAGATCATGGTAATACCGTTGCTCGAAACCATCGATGACCTGCGCAACGGTCCGGCCATTCTCCGTGACTTGCTGGGCGTGCCTGTGGTACGTCGCACCCTGTTGCGCGAGCTGGGCGGCGTGCAGGAAGTCATGGTCGGCTATTCCGATTCCAACAAGGATGGCGGCTTTCTGTGTTCCAACTGGGAAGTCAGCAAGGCGCAGTCACGCCTGAAACGGGTCGGCGAGGAGCGCGGGCTGCCCATCTCGTTCTTCCACGGTCGGGGCGGTTCGGTAGGTCGCGGCGGCGCGCCCACCGGACGCGCCATCGCTGCGCAACCGCCCGGCACCATCCACGGCCGCATGCGCGTAACCGAACAGGGCGAAGTTGTATCGAGCAAGTACGCCAACCGGGGCGTCGCGCAGCACCAGATGGAGCTGCTGTGCGCCAGCGTATTCGAGCACAGCCTAATGTCCGGGCGCGATGAGGGGCTTAAGGTCAATGCGGAGTTCGACGAAGTGATGGAGGCGCTGGCGGGGCTCTCCTTCACGGCGTATCGCAGACTGATCGAACAGCCCGGACTGGTCGATTTTTATCAGGCCGCCAGCCCAGTGGACGAGCTGGCGCTGCTCAAGATTGGCTCTCGCCCCGCGCGCCGCACCGGTTCCATGACTCTGGATGACCTGCGCGCGATTCCCTGGGTGTTCGCCTGGAGCCAGAACCGCATGGTGATTCCGGGCTGGTACGGCGTCGGCA
- the sucD gene encoding succinate--CoA ligase subunit alpha: protein MAILIDEKTPVIIQGFTGKIGTFHAQEMIDYGTNVVGGVTPGKGGTKHLDRPVFNTVKEAVKETGAQASILFVPAPFAADSVMEAADGGIKYCVAITDGIPTQDMIRVKRYMYRYRYEDRMILTGPNCAGTISPGKAMLGIMPGHIYIEGNVGVVGRSGTLGYEAAEQMRAMGIGISTAVGIGGDPINGCSFQDVFELFEEDPETKAVLMIGEIGGPQEGDAAKFFKENMSKPVMGYVAGLTAPKGRRMGHAGAVISSSGESAAEKVEIMKEAGIVVVPSPAEFGATAKEVLSKVS from the coding sequence ATGGCAATTCTTATTGACGAAAAAACGCCGGTCATCATCCAGGGCTTTACCGGCAAGATCGGTACTTTCCACGCCCAGGAGATGATTGATTACGGTACCAACGTGGTGGGCGGCGTGACACCAGGTAAAGGCGGCACCAAACATCTGGACCGGCCCGTGTTCAACACGGTCAAGGAAGCGGTGAAAGAAACCGGCGCGCAGGCGAGCATCCTGTTCGTACCGGCGCCATTTGCGGCCGATTCCGTCATGGAAGCGGCCGATGGCGGCATCAAATACTGCGTAGCCATCACCGACGGTATTCCGACGCAGGACATGATCCGGGTTAAGCGCTATATGTACCGCTACCGTTACGAGGATCGCATGATACTGACCGGGCCTAACTGCGCCGGCACCATCAGCCCCGGCAAGGCCATGCTGGGCATCATGCCGGGCCATATCTACATCGAAGGCAACGTCGGTGTGGTCGGTCGCTCCGGCACCTTGGGCTACGAGGCCGCTGAGCAAATGAGGGCGATGGGCATTGGCATATCGACCGCGGTAGGCATTGGCGGCGATCCCATCAACGGCTGCTCCTTCCAGGACGTGTTCGAGCTGTTCGAAGAGGACCCGGAAACCAAGGCCGTGTTGATGATCGGCGAGATCGGCGGGCCGCAGGAGGGCGACGCGGCCAAATTCTTTAAGGAGAACATGAGCAAGCCGGTGATGGGTTACGTCGCGGGCCTGACGGCGCCCAAGGGAAGGCGCATGGGCCACGCTGGCGCGGTCATTTCGTCCAGCGGCGAAAGCGCGGCCGAAAAAGTGGAGATTATGAAGGAGGCCGGCATCGTAGTCGTCCCCAGCCCCGCGGAGTTCGGCGCTACCGCGAAAGAAGTGCTGTCAAAGGTGTCCTAA
- a CDS encoding CoA ester lyase, with amino-acid sequence MSHTRYEPSKVRLQRSELAVPGTNTNMFEKSSKSEVDFIFLDLEDAVAPDDKTKARKNIIEALNDIDWRGRKKTMSIRINGLDTHYMYRDVVDILEQAGKNLDTILIPKVGVPGDVYLIDCLITQIEQAMDFGEHRIGIEVLIETALGMANVEAIATSSKRLEAMHFGVADYAASNRARTVNIGGLNPDYPGDQWHAALTRMTVACRAYGLRPIDGPFGDFNDKDGFVLAAKRAAALGIEGKWAIHPSQIDLANDVFSPPDDEVKQARRMLEALEEASRQGKGAAQLDGRMIDAATARMAENVVRTDKAIKDKSK; translated from the coding sequence ATGAGCCACACCCGTTACGAACCCAGCAAGGTCCGACTGCAACGCAGCGAACTCGCCGTGCCCGGCACCAATACGAACATGTTCGAGAAATCGTCCAAGAGCGAAGTGGACTTTATATTTCTCGATCTCGAAGACGCCGTAGCACCGGACGATAAGACCAAGGCGCGCAAGAACATCATCGAAGCGCTGAACGACATCGACTGGCGGGGCAGAAAGAAAACCATGTCCATCCGCATCAACGGGCTGGATACGCATTACATGTACCGCGATGTCGTGGATATTTTGGAGCAGGCCGGCAAGAATCTGGACACCATTCTCATCCCCAAGGTCGGCGTACCGGGCGACGTTTATCTCATTGACTGCCTGATCACCCAGATCGAGCAGGCGATGGACTTCGGTGAACATCGCATCGGCATCGAGGTATTGATCGAGACCGCGCTGGGCATGGCCAATGTCGAGGCCATCGCCACGTCAAGCAAGCGGCTCGAAGCGATGCATTTCGGCGTGGCGGATTACGCCGCCAGTAACCGTGCACGCACCGTGAATATCGGCGGCCTCAACCCCGACTATCCCGGCGACCAGTGGCACGCGGCCCTGACCCGCATGACGGTTGCCTGTCGCGCGTACGGGTTACGGCCCATCGACGGGCCGTTCGGCGACTTCAACGATAAGGACGGCTTCGTCCTGGCCGCCAAACGGGCCGCGGCCTTGGGCATTGAAGGCAAATGGGCGATTCATCCCAGCCAGATCGATCTCGCAAACGATGTGTTCTCCCCGCCGGACGACGAAGTAAAGCAGGCCAGGCGAATGCTGGAAGCCCTGGAAGAGGCGTCACGTCAGGGCAAGGGCGCCGCGCAGCTGGATGGCAGGATGATCGATGCCGCGACGGCGCGCATGGCGGAAAACGTGGTGCGTACCGACAAGGCCATAAAAGACAAATCGAAATAA
- a CDS encoding D-glycerate dehydrogenase, whose protein sequence is MAKPKVIVTRKWPQAVEKKLKSQFDVTLNESDEALTADQLADAMRNADAVCPTVTDKMTAEVLGTDNRRAKMIGNFGVGFNNIDVDAAKEHGLVVTNTPEVLTDATADLAMTLLLMTARRAGEGERHVRGGHWTGWRPTHMMGAQVTGKTLGLIGMGRIAQAVARRAHHGFGMKIIFHDPYPPKPGALEGLDAESRDSVEDVLGAADFVSIHCPGGAATQHLLNAERFKLMQDHAFLINSARGDVVDEKALIEALQSGTIAGAGLDVFEQEPKVSAALLKMENVVALPHLGSATTETRVAMGERVLSNLEAFFADREPPDRVA, encoded by the coding sequence ATGGCAAAACCCAAAGTCATCGTAACGCGCAAATGGCCGCAAGCGGTGGAGAAAAAACTTAAAAGCCAATTCGACGTCACCTTGAACGAGAGCGACGAGGCGTTAACCGCCGATCAGCTCGCGGACGCCATGCGCAACGCCGACGCGGTGTGTCCTACCGTCACTGACAAGATGACGGCAGAAGTGCTGGGCACGGATAACCGCCGCGCGAAAATGATCGGCAACTTCGGCGTCGGCTTCAACAACATTGATGTCGACGCGGCCAAGGAACACGGACTGGTCGTCACCAACACGCCGGAAGTACTGACCGACGCGACCGCGGATCTGGCGATGACCTTATTGCTGATGACCGCGCGCCGCGCCGGCGAAGGCGAGCGGCACGTGCGCGGCGGACACTGGACCGGCTGGCGCCCAACGCACATGATGGGCGCTCAGGTGACCGGCAAAACGCTGGGGCTGATCGGCATGGGTCGTATCGCGCAGGCGGTGGCCAGGCGCGCGCACCACGGCTTTGGCATGAAGATAATTTTCCACGATCCCTATCCGCCTAAACCGGGAGCCCTTGAAGGGCTGGACGCAGAGAGCCGTGACAGCGTCGAAGACGTGCTTGGCGCGGCGGACTTCGTATCCATTCATTGTCCGGGAGGTGCTGCGACGCAACACCTGCTCAACGCTGAGCGCTTTAAGCTCATGCAGGATCACGCGTTTCTGATCAACAGCGCACGCGGGGATGTCGTAGACGAAAAAGCCCTCATCGAAGCCTTGCAGTCCGGCACTATCGCGGGCGCCGGGCTGGATGTATTCGAGCAGGAGCCGAAAGTCAGTGCGGCACTGCTGAAGATGGAAAACGTAGTCGCCCTGCCCCACCTGGGCAGCGCCACAACCGAAACCCGCGTCGCCATGGGCGAGCGCGTACTGAGCAACCTGGAAGCTTTCTTCGCGGATAGGGAACCGCCGGATCGCGTTGCCTAG
- a CDS encoding aminotransferase class V-fold PLP-dependent enzyme: MRYGHNHLYVPGPTNVPHSVLSAMHVPMEDHRASDLHELTKPLFADLNKVFKTTKGQSFIFPATGTAGWEVALTNTLSPGDKVLSARFGQFSHLWINMAERLKLDVDFLKVPWGEGAPVPDIEKKLAEDKNHAIKAVMIVHNETATGVTSEIAAVRKSLDATKHPAMLFVDGVSSIASIDFRMDEWGVDMAIAGSQKGFMLPAGLAIVCASQKALEARKTAKLPRCFLDLEDHIKTNANGLFPYTPSLPMLRGLRASLDLLFEEGLENVYARHHRLGEGVRQAIQAWGLKLCARQPKWYSDTVSAIMVPEGINGADVVDIAYRKYNTALGAGLTDVAGKLFRIGHLGDLNEVSCCAALAATEMAMLDVGIEIEAGSGLAAAIEYYRKNAPAADKKSTAGQARAMKSGSDMKQTA; the protein is encoded by the coding sequence ATGCGTTACGGCCACAACCACTTATATGTCCCCGGACCGACCAACGTTCCGCACTCGGTTCTCTCCGCGATGCACGTGCCGATGGAAGATCATCGCGCGTCCGATCTGCACGAGCTCACCAAGCCGCTGTTCGCGGACCTGAACAAGGTGTTCAAGACCACCAAGGGGCAGTCATTTATCTTTCCCGCGACCGGCACAGCTGGCTGGGAGGTTGCCCTGACCAACACTTTGTCACCGGGCGACAAAGTCCTGTCCGCGCGCTTCGGCCAGTTCAGCCACCTGTGGATAAACATGGCAGAACGATTGAAGCTCGACGTCGATTTCCTCAAAGTGCCTTGGGGCGAGGGCGCGCCTGTGCCCGACATCGAGAAAAAGCTCGCCGAGGACAAGAACCACGCGATTAAAGCCGTCATGATCGTCCACAACGAGACCGCCACCGGCGTGACCAGCGAGATCGCAGCCGTACGCAAGTCCTTGGACGCCACCAAACACCCGGCGATGCTGTTCGTCGACGGCGTCAGCTCCATTGCCAGCATCGATTTTCGCATGGACGAGTGGGGCGTGGACATGGCCATCGCCGGGTCGCAGAAAGGCTTTATGTTGCCGGCCGGACTTGCCATCGTGTGCGCCAGCCAGAAGGCGTTGGAAGCCCGCAAAACGGCCAAGCTACCGCGCTGCTTTCTGGATCTCGAAGATCACATCAAAACCAACGCGAACGGTCTCTTTCCTTACACGCCGTCGCTGCCCATGTTGCGCGGCCTGCGGGCATCGTTGGACCTGCTGTTCGAGGAAGGCCTCGAGAACGTCTACGCGCGCCATCATCGCCTTGGCGAAGGCGTGCGTCAGGCGATCCAGGCCTGGGGTCTCAAGCTGTGCGCCAGGCAGCCCAAATGGTACTCCGATACGGTCAGCGCGATTATGGTCCCCGAAGGCATCAATGGTGCGGACGTCGTCGACATTGCCTACAGAAAGTACAACACGGCGCTGGGTGCCGGACTCACCGATGTCGCGGGCAAGCTGTTTCGCATCGGTCATCTGGGCGATCTCAACGAAGTCAGTTGCTGTGCCGCGCTCGCGGCCACCGAAATGGCCATGCTGGATGTCGGCATCGAGATCGAAGCCGGTAGCGGCTTGGCAGCCGCCATCGAGTACTACCGCAAGAACGCGCCGGCGGCGGACAAGAAAAGCACTGCCGGGCAGGCCCGGGCAATGAAATCCGGCTCCGACATGAAGCAAACCGCTTAA
- the fhcD gene encoding formylmethanofuran--tetrahydromethanopterin N-formyltransferase: MLAARIDDTYAEAFKSIYVEMLITARDRTWLEHAVNAATGHGSSTIMCDCEAGLDRYVGPGGDESFQTPDGRPGAVVQMHLPRFRKDRVEALEKAALARITQNVLTAPTAACFNLVDSDTYYHMGRKVAYFGNGFQTREERYGRKVWVVPILGGEFIIDRRLGYTDGLMGGNLWLFGDSVDSALAGAERGVQAVHDVPGVIMPFPGGVAGSGSTAGSKYKFAIASTFTKFCPTLQDHPDVEAGLPDGVKSVMEIIMNGKDLQAIIDATQAAIKAAADTPGLNMISAGNYGGKLGKSLVYLHPDKQPAA, encoded by the coding sequence ATTTTGGCCGCGAGAATCGATGATACCTATGCCGAGGCATTCAAGAGCATCTACGTCGAAATGCTGATCACCGCGCGCGATCGCACCTGGCTGGAGCACGCGGTCAACGCGGCGACCGGGCACGGTTCCAGCACTATCATGTGCGATTGCGAAGCCGGTCTCGATCGCTACGTTGGCCCCGGCGGTGATGAGTCTTTTCAAACGCCCGATGGCCGCCCCGGTGCCGTGGTGCAGATGCACCTGCCGCGCTTTCGCAAAGACCGGGTCGAGGCGCTGGAAAAAGCCGCGCTTGCGCGCATCACGCAAAACGTGCTGACCGCGCCCACCGCAGCCTGCTTCAATCTGGTCGACTCCGACACCTACTACCACATGGGTCGCAAGGTCGCGTATTTCGGCAACGGCTTTCAAACGCGCGAAGAGCGTTACGGCCGCAAGGTATGGGTAGTCCCGATCCTCGGCGGGGAATTCATAATCGATCGCAGGCTCGGTTACACGGACGGGCTGATGGGCGGCAATCTATGGCTGTTTGGCGATAGCGTGGATTCGGCGCTAGCAGGGGCCGAGCGCGGGGTGCAAGCCGTGCATGATGTTCCCGGCGTCATCATGCCGTTTCCGGGCGGCGTCGCCGGCTCGGGCTCGACCGCCGGCAGCAAGTACAAGTTCGCCATCGCCAGCACGTTCACCAAATTCTGCCCGACCTTGCAGGATCATCCGGATGTGGAAGCGGGTCTGCCGGACGGTGTCAAGTCGGTGATGGAGATCATCATGAACGGCAAGGATCTGCAGGCGATCATCGATGCCACGCAGGCTGCGATCAAGGCTGCGGCAGACACGCCGGGCTTGAACATGATTTCGGCCGGCAACTATGGCGGCAAGCTGGGCAAGAGTCTGGTTTACCTGCACCCGGACAAACAGCCAGCCGCTTAA